A single region of the Zootoca vivipara chromosome 2, rZooViv1.1, whole genome shotgun sequence genome encodes:
- the NOG gene encoding noggin → MDHSQWLVTIYALVVLLGLRLERGACQHYLHIRPAPSDNLPLVDLIEHPDPIFDPKEKDLNDTLLRNLLGTHFDANFMAVSLADDRLGGDDLAELDLLLRQRPSGAMPSEIKSLEFYDGGLQASKKHRLSKKLRRKLQLWLWSQTFCPVLYTWNDLGSRFWPRYVKVGSCFSKRSCSVPEGMVCKPAKSVHLTILRWRCQRRGGQRCTWIPIQYPIIAECKCSC, encoded by the coding sequence ATGGATCATTCCCAGTGGCTCGTGACTATTTACGCCTTGGTAGTTCTCCTGGGGCTCCGTCTGGAGCGAGGCGCTTGCCAGCACTACCTGCACATCCGCCCTGCGCCGAGCGACAACTTGCCCCTGGTGGATCTAATCGAGCACCCGGACCCTATCTTCGACCCCAAGGAGAAGGACCTCAACGACACGCTCCTGCGCAACCTCCTGGGCACCCACTTCGACGCCAACTTCATGGCGGTCTCCCTGGCCGACGATCGCCTGGGAGGGGACGACCTGGCCGAGCTGGACCTGCTGCTGCGGCAGAGGCCGTCGGGGGCCATGCCCAGCGAGATCAAGAGCCTGGAGTTTTACGACGGTGGCCTGCAGGCCAGCAAGAAGCACCGGCTGAGCAAGAAGCTTCGCCGGAAGCTGCAGCTGTGGCTGTGGTCGCAGACCTTCTGCCCGGTCCTCTACACGTGGAACGACCTGGGCAGCCGCTTCTGGCCCCGCTACGTCAAAGTGGGCAGCTGCTTCAGCAAGAGGTCGTGCTCCGTCCCCGAAGGGATGGTCTGCAAGCCGGCCAAGTCGGTGCATCTGACCATCTTGAGGTGGAGGTGCCAGCGCCGAGGCGGGCAGCGCTGCACGTGGATCCCCATTCAGTACCCCATCATCGCCGAGTGCAAATGCTCCTGCTAG